CATAGGCGCTCGCCGTGATCAGGACGACGCCCTGGACCAGCGGGTAGTCCCGGGTGAAGACCGATTCCACGATGAGCCGGCCGAAGCCCGGCACCACGAAGATCTGCTCGGT
The genomic region above belongs to Candidatus Methylomirabilota bacterium and contains:
- a CDS encoding ABC transporter permease subunit → TEQIFVVPGFGRLIVESVFTRDYPLVQGVVLITASAYVLINLLVDLSYSLLNPRIRIKGAAGAR